A section of the Streptomyces sp. NBC_00178 genome encodes:
- a CDS encoding fumarate reductase/succinate dehydrogenase flavoprotein subunit — protein sequence MSDYTNYTTGEPVIDAKAPGGPVADRWDTRRFEAKLVNPANRRKHTVIVVGTGLAGGSAGATLAEQGYHVVQFCFQDSPRRAHSVAAQGGINAAKNYRNDGDSVHRLFYDTVKGGDFRARESNVHRLAEISVEIIDQCVAQGVPFAREYGGLLDNRSFGGVQVSRTFYARGQTGQQLLLGAYQALSRQIAAGNVELHSRTEMLDLIVVDGKARGIVARDLVTGKIDTYFADAVVLASGGYGNVFYLSTNAMNSNATAIWRAHRRGAYFANPCFTQIHPTCIPRTGDHQSKLTLMSESLRNDGRIWVPKVKGDDRPANEIPEDERDYYLERIYPAFGNLVPRDIASRAAKNVCDEGRGVGPGGQGVYLDFADAIARMGRKAVEEKYGNLFDMYARITAENPYETPMRIYPAVHYTMGGLWVDYDLQTTIPGLFAIGEANFSDHGANRLGASALMQGLADGYFVLPSTINDYLARNPHADEIDAGHPAVTEAVAETEDRLNLLLAVDGDRTPDSFHREIGELMWEFCGMARTETGLRKALDRIPQIREEFWRRVKVPGTGEQFNQSLEKANRVVDYLELAELMCLDALHRAESCGGHFREESQTPDGEAARRDEEFSYAAAWEFSASGDAPVLHKEDLVFEYVHPTQRSYA from the coding sequence ATGAGCGACTACACGAACTACACGACCGGTGAGCCCGTCATCGACGCCAAGGCGCCCGGCGGCCCGGTCGCCGACCGCTGGGACACCCGCCGCTTCGAGGCGAAGCTCGTGAACCCGGCCAACCGCCGCAAGCACACCGTCATCGTCGTCGGCACCGGTCTGGCGGGCGGCTCGGCAGGTGCGACCCTGGCCGAACAGGGCTACCACGTCGTCCAGTTCTGCTTCCAGGACTCACCGAGGCGGGCCCACTCCGTCGCCGCCCAGGGCGGGATCAACGCGGCCAAGAACTACCGCAACGACGGAGACTCCGTCCACCGGCTCTTCTACGACACCGTCAAGGGCGGAGACTTCCGCGCCCGCGAGTCCAACGTCCACCGCCTCGCGGAGATCTCCGTGGAGATCATCGACCAGTGCGTCGCCCAGGGCGTCCCCTTCGCCCGTGAGTACGGGGGCCTCCTCGACAACCGCTCCTTCGGCGGAGTCCAGGTCTCCCGCACCTTCTACGCCCGCGGCCAGACGGGCCAGCAGCTCCTGCTCGGCGCCTACCAGGCACTCTCCCGGCAGATCGCGGCCGGCAACGTCGAGCTGCACTCCCGCACGGAGATGCTCGACCTGATCGTCGTCGACGGCAAGGCGCGCGGCATCGTGGCCCGCGACCTCGTCACCGGGAAGATCGACACCTACTTCGCCGACGCGGTCGTCCTGGCCAGCGGCGGCTACGGCAACGTCTTCTACCTGTCGACGAACGCGATGAACTCCAACGCCACCGCGATCTGGCGGGCCCACCGCCGCGGAGCCTACTTCGCCAACCCCTGCTTCACCCAGATCCACCCCACGTGCATCCCGCGCACCGGTGACCACCAGTCGAAGCTGACCCTCATGAGCGAGTCGCTCCGCAACGACGGACGGATCTGGGTCCCCAAGGTCAAGGGCGACGACCGCCCGGCGAACGAGATTCCCGAGGACGAGCGCGACTACTACCTGGAGCGCATCTACCCGGCCTTCGGCAACCTCGTGCCCCGCGACATCGCCTCGCGCGCCGCCAAGAACGTCTGCGACGAGGGACGGGGCGTCGGGCCCGGCGGACAGGGCGTCTACCTCGACTTCGCCGATGCCATCGCGCGGATGGGCCGGAAGGCGGTCGAGGAGAAGTACGGCAACCTCTTCGACATGTACGCCCGGATCACCGCGGAGAACCCGTACGAGACGCCCATGCGGATCTATCCGGCCGTCCACTACACGATGGGCGGGCTCTGGGTCGACTACGACCTGCAGACCACCATCCCCGGCCTCTTCGCGATCGGCGAGGCCAATTTCTCCGACCACGGCGCCAACCGGCTCGGAGCCTCGGCTCTGATGCAGGGACTCGCGGACGGCTACTTCGTCCTGCCGTCCACCATCAACGACTACCTCGCCCGCAACCCCCACGCCGACGAGATCGACGCGGGTCACCCCGCCGTCACCGAGGCCGTCGCCGAGACCGAGGACAGGCTCAACCTGCTCCTCGCCGTCGACGGGGACCGCACTCCGGACTCCTTCCACCGCGAGATCGGTGAACTCATGTGGGAGTTCTGCGGAATGGCACGGACCGAGACAGGGCTCCGCAAGGCCCTCGACCGGATCCCGCAGATCCGCGAGGAGTTCTGGCGCCGCGTCAAGGTGCCCGGCACCGGCGAGCAGTTCAACCAGTCGCTGGAGAAGGCCAACCGCGTCGTGGACTACCTGGAGCTCGCCGAGCTGATGTGCCTCGACGCGCTGCACCGGGCCGAGTCCTGCGGCGGCCACTTCCGTGAGGAGTCCCAGACCCCGGACGGTGAGGCCGCCCGCCGTGACGAGGAGTTCTCCTACGCCGCGGCCTGGGAGTTCAGCGCCTCCGGCGACGCTCCCGTCCTGCACAAGGAAGACCTCGTCTTCGAGTACGTCCACCCCACCCAGCGGAGCTACGCATGA
- a CDS encoding class F sortase — protein MGRDQWGGERIRYTPWGAIALVMLTGLALMRNGAETSPGPPQPAAAASVAGPRDTPPSAPAGGEPVQPLAYAPAQRVQIPSIQVDAPIVDVNLDPAGWIEAPPAQDPNLAGWYQNGIAPGQRGTSVLVGHVDNLAGPAVFYGLGSLSKGQHIEVSRYDDRTAVFEIYGVEVFAKNDFPGPRVYGDTGYAELRVITCGGGYTKADGYDGNVVVFARLVETR, from the coding sequence ATGGGCCGGGACCAGTGGGGCGGCGAGCGGATCAGGTACACACCGTGGGGCGCGATCGCCCTGGTGATGCTCACCGGGCTCGCACTGATGCGCAACGGCGCGGAGACCTCACCCGGACCGCCGCAGCCCGCCGCCGCGGCCTCGGTGGCCGGCCCGCGGGACACGCCGCCGTCCGCCCCGGCCGGAGGCGAGCCGGTGCAGCCCCTGGCCTACGCACCGGCCCAGCGCGTACAGATCCCCTCGATCCAGGTCGACGCCCCCATCGTGGACGTCAATCTGGACCCCGCCGGCTGGATCGAGGCACCGCCCGCCCAGGACCCCAACCTCGCCGGCTGGTACCAGAACGGCATCGCGCCCGGCCAGCGCGGAACCTCCGTCCTCGTCGGCCACGTGGACAACCTGGCGGGGCCCGCCGTCTTCTACGGGCTCGGATCACTCAGCAAGGGCCAGCACATCGAGGTGTCCCGCTACGACGACCGCACCGCGGTGTTCGAGATCTACGGCGTCGAGGTGTTCGCCAAGAACGACTTCCCGGGCCCCCGGGTGTACGGCGACACCGGCTACGCCGAGCTGCGCGTCATCACGTGCGGCGGGGGCTACACCAAGGCCGACGGCTACGACGGCAACGTGGTGGTCTTCGCCCGGCTCGTCGAGACGCGCTGA
- a CDS encoding bestrophin-like domain: MSEWLVLTIAMASACAVVLTIAVLSNRRLAEDDDPSETPDVIEYMTMMIGVVYAIVLGLAIAGVWEGRSAAQESVRLEAQALHEVSARSAVYPVEVRDRIRSDVDAYVAHVVGDEWRYMTDHGALTEEGTRLLDRVRADVTEYKPRNDHEGQAYQPLVDQVAAVDDARGSRGQNAGATMPGVVWFGLITGALVTVGLIFTLQIRRTFRELLLAGLFSVLIAFLLFLIWDFDAPFGRGISATTAPFVDLFPHATGG, translated from the coding sequence ATGTCGGAATGGCTTGTTCTGACCATTGCCATGGCGTCGGCGTGCGCCGTCGTCCTGACCATCGCAGTCCTCAGCAATCGCCGGCTCGCGGAGGACGACGACCCCTCCGAGACACCCGACGTCATCGAGTACATGACGATGATGATCGGCGTCGTCTACGCGATCGTGCTCGGCCTCGCCATCGCCGGCGTCTGGGAGGGCCGCAGCGCCGCCCAGGAATCCGTACGCCTCGAGGCACAGGCCCTGCACGAGGTCAGCGCCCGCTCCGCCGTCTACCCGGTGGAGGTCCGCGACCGCATCCGCAGCGACGTCGACGCCTATGTCGCGCATGTCGTGGGTGACGAATGGAGGTACATGACGGACCACGGGGCGCTCACCGAGGAAGGCACCAGGCTCCTCGACCGGGTGCGCGCCGACGTCACCGAGTACAAACCCCGCAACGACCACGAGGGGCAGGCCTACCAGCCACTGGTGGACCAGGTCGCCGCCGTCGACGACGCCCGGGGATCACGGGGGCAGAACGCGGGCGCGACCATGCCGGGGGTCGTCTGGTTCGGCCTGATCACGGGAGCTCTGGTCACGGTCGGGCTGATCTTCACGCTGCAGATCCGCAGAACGTTCCGCGAACTCCTCCTGGCCGGCCTCTTCAGCGTCCTCATTGCCTTCCTGCTCTTCCTGATCTGGGACTTCGACGCCCCCTTCGGCCGGGGCATCTCCGCGACGACGGCCCCGTTCGTCGACCTGTTCCCGCACGCCACGGGCGGATAG
- a CDS encoding SAM-dependent methyltransferase, translated as MERPAWAPQGIDISVPSVSRMYDFYLGGSHNFEVDREAARKAMEFMPGLPKVMQANRAFMRRAVQYATASGVNQFLDIGSGIPTFGNVHEVAQASDPESRIVYVDHDPVAVAHSQAVLEGNDRAVVVAADLRSPKEILENPEINALLDLDKPVALLLVAVLHFIEDADDPYGAVAELSAALVPGSLLVLTHASYEGIPLSQEEAGGTVGVYRTIRSPLVMRTRAEGSRFFDGYEMVEPGLVSMPDWRPESPGSRAQEDPFAFSGFAGVGRKA; from the coding sequence ATGGAGCGTCCCGCCTGGGCACCGCAGGGCATTGACATCTCGGTGCCGAGCGTGTCTCGCATGTACGACTTCTATCTGGGCGGTTCGCACAATTTCGAGGTGGACAGGGAAGCGGCCCGCAAGGCCATGGAGTTCATGCCGGGTCTGCCCAAGGTCATGCAGGCGAATCGCGCGTTCATGCGCCGGGCGGTGCAGTACGCCACCGCTTCGGGTGTCAATCAGTTCCTCGACATAGGCTCCGGTATCCCGACCTTCGGCAATGTGCACGAGGTCGCCCAGGCCAGCGACCCGGAATCACGGATCGTCTACGTCGACCACGACCCGGTCGCGGTCGCACACAGCCAGGCGGTCCTGGAGGGCAACGACCGGGCGGTCGTCGTCGCGGCCGATCTCCGCTCGCCGAAGGAGATCCTGGAGAACCCGGAGATCAACGCCCTCCTCGATCTCGACAAGCCGGTGGCTCTGCTGCTGGTCGCGGTCCTCCACTTCATCGAGGACGCCGACGACCCCTACGGCGCGGTCGCGGAGCTGAGCGCGGCACTGGTCCCCGGCAGCCTGCTCGTCCTGACACACGCCTCGTACGAGGGCATCCCGCTCTCCCAGGAGGAGGCCGGCGGGACGGTCGGCGTCTACCGCACCATCCGCAGCCCCCTGGTCATGCGGACCCGCGCCGAGGGCAGCCGCTTCTTCGACGGGTACGAGATGGTCGAGCCCGGCCTGGTCTCCATGCCCGACTGGCGCCCCGAGTCCCCCGGGTCCCGCGCCCAGGAGGACCCCTTCGCCTTCTCGGGCTTCGCCGGGGTTGGACGCAAGGCGTGA
- a CDS encoding putative bifunctional diguanylate cyclase/phosphodiesterase — protein sequence MSIPAQSSGAPDAEPDGPEGRLRRFATIWSRAIFPSTATSLTRPEFEEHLLPLARELDRALHARAFDATPAHGVGASLVAAHCTDPDALSSTLGVVDSYLVLYCGGNGPVELSTEDSRARCARIQHALAGGFSQALRERTLAEQEAIARSALTARSQAEQALHATEARFRAVFKDAAIGIGIADLDGNILEINDTLTKMFGGLENHVRSHKVNEWVHPEDSPHVWKYYDELVRGEREHYSVEKPYYRNDGTVLWTNLTVSLLRDAEGRPEYQLALMEDTTERRLLNLRLRYEATHDALTGLPNRTLFFERLEKALAPREGMRFGLCYLDLDGFKAINDSLGHAAGDRLLVEVADRLQSCATAPGEMVARLGGDEFVALTTGPRTQDEVHELAGRILSALATPVRLDGRELTVRGSIGVVEGPSGERSAAEVLRSADITMYRAKAAGGNRFALADAESDARAITRHGLTTALPAALDRGEFFIEYQPLVHLGDGSVHGAEALVRWCHPQHGVLGPDRFIPLAEHTGLIVPLGRWVLEESVRQANFWQERHTDGGPLRINVNLSPTQLHHPRLVAETVDVLERSGLEPGALCLEVTESALIGADDDLLKPLRQLAEMGVDIALDDFGTGYSNLANLRRLPVSVLKLDRSFTQGMQHHPADPVDLKIVEGIVSLAHSLDLAVTVEGVETRAQADQLRQLGCDTAQGWYYARPGAPDAIHALLLADAV from the coding sequence GTGAGCATTCCCGCCCAGTCGTCCGGCGCGCCGGACGCGGAACCCGACGGCCCCGAAGGCCGCCTCAGAAGATTCGCCACCATCTGGAGCAGGGCGATCTTCCCCTCCACGGCGACCTCCCTGACCCGGCCGGAGTTCGAGGAGCACCTGCTGCCGCTGGCCCGGGAGCTCGACCGGGCCCTGCACGCACGCGCCTTCGACGCCACGCCGGCACACGGTGTGGGGGCGTCGCTGGTCGCCGCGCACTGCACGGACCCCGACGCGCTGAGTTCCACGCTCGGCGTCGTCGACTCCTACCTCGTGCTCTACTGCGGCGGCAACGGTCCCGTCGAGCTGTCGACGGAGGACAGCCGGGCCCGCTGCGCCCGCATCCAGCACGCCCTCGCCGGCGGCTTCAGCCAGGCACTGCGCGAGCGCACGCTCGCCGAGCAGGAGGCGATCGCCCGCTCGGCCCTCACCGCCCGCTCGCAGGCCGAACAGGCCCTGCACGCCACCGAGGCGCGCTTCCGCGCGGTCTTCAAGGACGCCGCCATAGGGATCGGCATCGCCGACCTCGACGGCAACATCCTGGAGATCAACGACACCCTCACCAAGATGTTCGGCGGCCTGGAGAACCACGTCCGCAGCCACAAGGTGAACGAGTGGGTCCACCCCGAGGACTCGCCGCACGTCTGGAAGTACTACGACGAACTCGTACGCGGCGAGCGCGAGCACTACAGCGTCGAGAAGCCCTACTACCGCAACGACGGCACGGTGCTGTGGACCAACCTCACCGTGTCCCTGCTGCGGGACGCCGAGGGCCGGCCCGAGTACCAGCTCGCCCTGATGGAGGACACGACCGAGCGGCGGCTGCTCAACCTCCGCCTGCGCTACGAGGCCACGCACGACGCGCTCACCGGGCTCCCCAACCGGACGCTGTTCTTCGAGCGTCTGGAGAAGGCGCTGGCGCCGAGGGAAGGCATGCGCTTCGGGCTCTGCTACCTCGACCTGGACGGCTTCAAGGCGATCAACGACAGTCTGGGCCACGCCGCCGGTGACCGGCTCCTGGTCGAGGTCGCCGACCGGCTGCAGAGCTGCGCGACCGCCCCCGGGGAGATGGTGGCCCGGCTCGGCGGCGACGAGTTCGTCGCCCTCACCACCGGGCCGCGCACCCAGGACGAGGTCCACGAGCTCGCGGGCCGCATCCTCTCGGCCCTCGCCACACCGGTCCGCCTCGACGGCAGGGAACTGACCGTACGGGGATCCATCGGCGTGGTCGAGGGCCCGTCGGGCGAACGCAGCGCGGCCGAGGTGCTGCGGAGCGCCGACATCACGATGTACCGGGCCAAGGCGGCGGGCGGGAACCGCTTCGCGCTCGCCGACGCCGAGTCGGACGCCCGGGCCATCACCCGGCACGGGCTCACCACGGCTCTGCCGGCGGCGCTCGACCGCGGCGAGTTCTTCATCGAGTACCAGCCGCTGGTGCACCTCGGTGACGGAAGCGTGCACGGCGCGGAGGCACTGGTCCGCTGGTGCCACCCCCAGCACGGGGTGCTCGGCCCGGACCGGTTCATCCCGCTCGCCGAGCACACCGGGCTGATCGTGCCCCTCGGCCGCTGGGTCCTGGAGGAGTCCGTACGTCAGGCGAACTTCTGGCAGGAACGTCACACCGACGGCGGCCCCCTGCGGATCAACGTCAACCTCTCACCGACACAGCTGCACCACCCCCGGCTGGTCGCCGAGACCGTGGACGTCCTGGAGCGATCGGGCCTGGAGCCGGGGGCCCTCTGCCTGGAGGTCACCGAGTCCGCGCTGATCGGCGCCGACGACGATCTGCTCAAGCCGCTGCGCCAACTGGCCGAGATGGGCGTCGACATCGCCCTGGACGACTTCGGCACCGGCTACTCGAACCTGGCGAACCTGCGCCGTCTGCCGGTGAGCGTGCTGAAGCTGGACCGTTCCTTCACCCAGGGCATGCAGCACCACCCCGCAGACCCGGTCGACCTGAAGATCGTCGAGGGCATCGTCTCGCTCGCGCACAGCCTGGACCTCGCCGTCACGGTCGAGGGGGTCGAGACCCGGGCCCAGGCGGACCAGCTGCGACAGCTGGGCTGCGACACCGCCCAGGGGTGGTACTACGCGCGTCCGGGCGCCCCGGACGCGATCCACGCGCTCCTGCTGGCCGACGCGGTCTGA
- a CDS encoding succinate dehydrogenase/fumarate reductase iron-sulfur subunit → MKLTLRVWRQQNAEAPGAMATYEVDGISQDMSFLEMLDTLNEELILGGDDPVAFDHDCREGICGACSLVINGDAHGPERTTTCQLHMRSFDDGDTIDIEPWRASAFPVVKDLVVDRSSFDRIIQAGGYISAPTGTAPDAHATPVPKPDADSAFEHAECIGCGACVAACPNGSAMLFTSAKINHLNVLPQGAPERETRVLDMVATMDDEGFGGCTLTGECATACPKGIPLPSITAMNKEWLRATRKVRR, encoded by the coding sequence ATGAAGCTCACCCTGCGCGTATGGCGCCAGCAGAACGCCGAGGCGCCCGGCGCCATGGCCACCTACGAAGTCGACGGCATCTCCCAGGACATGTCCTTCCTGGAGATGCTCGACACCCTCAACGAGGAACTCATCCTCGGCGGGGACGACCCCGTCGCGTTCGACCACGACTGCCGCGAGGGGATCTGCGGCGCGTGCAGCCTCGTCATCAACGGCGACGCCCACGGCCCGGAGCGGACCACCACCTGCCAGCTCCACATGCGGTCCTTCGACGACGGCGACACGATCGACATCGAGCCGTGGCGGGCCTCGGCCTTCCCCGTCGTCAAGGACCTCGTCGTCGACCGCTCCTCGTTCGACCGGATCATCCAGGCCGGCGGTTACATCTCCGCGCCCACCGGCACCGCGCCGGACGCGCACGCCACCCCGGTGCCCAAGCCGGACGCGGACTCCGCCTTCGAGCACGCCGAGTGCATCGGGTGCGGCGCCTGCGTGGCCGCCTGCCCGAACGGCTCGGCGATGCTCTTCACCTCGGCGAAGATCAACCACCTCAACGTCCTCCCGCAGGGCGCGCCCGAACGCGAGACCCGGGTCCTCGACATGGTCGCCACCATGGACGACGAGGGCTTCGGCGGCTGCACCCTCACCGGTGAGTGCGCCACGGCCTGCCCCAAGGGCATCCCGCTGCCGTCGATCACCGCGATGAACAAGGAGTGGCTGCGCGCCACCCGCAAGGTCCGCCGCTGA
- a CDS encoding succinate dehydrogenase cytochrome b subunit produces the protein MALATRADRRPSMTRTLWDSTVGKKTIMAVSGLIMLGYLVVHMLGNLKIFFGSDEFNHYAHWLRTIGEPFLHYEWALWIIRVVLVAAVVMHAVSAYQLSRRDLRARPTAYVHKKARASYATRTMRYGGVILALFIVWHILDLTTGTVHTGGFQHGHPYQNVIDTFSTWWGNVVYIVAVTALGLHVQHGFWSAAQTLGVGNATRDRVLKTLSNALAVVLTAGFVSVPVAVMTGVVS, from the coding sequence ATGGCATTGGCAACGCGGGCGGACCGACGGCCGTCCATGACGCGTACGCTCTGGGACTCGACCGTCGGCAAGAAGACGATCATGGCTGTGAGTGGCCTGATCATGCTCGGCTATCTGGTCGTCCACATGCTGGGCAACCTGAAGATCTTCTTCGGATCCGACGAGTTCAACCACTACGCGCACTGGCTCAGGACCATCGGCGAGCCCTTCCTGCACTACGAGTGGGCGCTCTGGATCATCCGGGTCGTGCTCGTCGCGGCCGTCGTGATGCACGCCGTCTCCGCGTACCAGCTGAGCCGCCGCGACCTCCGGGCCCGCCCGACCGCGTACGTGCACAAGAAGGCGCGGGCGAGCTATGCCACGCGCACCATGCGCTACGGCGGCGTCATCCTCGCGCTCTTCATCGTCTGGCACATCCTCGACCTGACGACCGGCACGGTGCACACCGGCGGATTCCAGCACGGCCACCCGTACCAGAACGTGATCGACACCTTCTCGACCTGGTGGGGCAACGTCGTCTACATCGTCGCCGTGACCGCCCTCGGCCTGCACGTCCAGCACGGATTCTGGAGTGCGGCACAGACCCTCGGGGTGGGCAACGCGACCAGGGACCGCGTCCTGAAGACCCTCTCCAATGCCCTCGCAGTGGTGCTGACGGCCGGTTTCGTCTCCGTGCCCGTCGCCGTGATGACCGGAGTGGTGAGCTGA
- a CDS encoding LysR family transcriptional regulator has product MHFQQLAYFVAVAEARHFTRAAEDVHVSQPSLSQQIKALENELGAELFSRARGNIALTDAGEALLPLARRILADADTARHEVQELVQLRRGRIRLGATPSVCTGLLPDVLRAFHAEHPGIQLLIEEGGSHDLVRQLARGALDLALLVLPLPAGSPALTTVELLHEDLVVVSSASRPAPGRKGSVTVADLENEPLVMFRHGYDLRELTVAACRAEGFEPTFTVEGGEMDAVLGFVRAGLGIAVVPRMVAVRAGHDLRTTPLATPSLRRTIALAHRSDVEPPRAARELQRMLLGSEPPVAPAAAGGPDPAGG; this is encoded by the coding sequence ATGCACTTCCAGCAGCTCGCCTATTTCGTCGCGGTGGCCGAGGCCAGGCACTTCACCCGGGCCGCCGAGGACGTGCACGTGTCGCAGCCCTCGCTCTCGCAGCAGATCAAGGCCCTGGAGAACGAGCTGGGCGCGGAACTCTTCAGCCGGGCCAGGGGGAACATCGCGCTCACCGACGCCGGCGAGGCCCTGCTGCCACTGGCCCGCAGGATCCTCGCGGACGCGGACACCGCGCGGCACGAGGTGCAGGAACTCGTGCAGCTGCGCCGGGGCCGGATCAGGCTCGGCGCCACCCCCAGCGTCTGCACGGGCCTGCTGCCGGACGTGCTCCGCGCCTTCCACGCCGAGCACCCCGGAATCCAGTTGCTGATCGAGGAGGGGGGCTCCCACGACCTGGTGCGGCAACTCGCACGCGGCGCCCTGGACCTCGCCCTGCTCGTCCTGCCGCTTCCCGCCGGTTCACCGGCACTGACCACGGTGGAGCTGCTGCACGAGGACCTCGTGGTGGTGTCGTCGGCCTCCCGCCCGGCACCGGGGCGCAAGGGCTCGGTGACGGTCGCCGACCTCGAGAACGAACCGCTGGTGATGTTCCGGCACGGCTACGACCTCCGCGAGCTGACGGTCGCCGCCTGCCGCGCGGAGGGTTTCGAGCCCACGTTCACGGTCGAGGGCGGCGAGATGGACGCGGTCCTGGGCTTCGTCCGGGCAGGCCTCGGCATTGCGGTGGTGCCCCGCATGGTCGCCGTCCGGGCAGGCCACGACCTGCGTACGACACCGCTGGCCACCCCGTCGCTGCGGCGCACGATCGCCCTCGCGCACCGCAGCGACGTCGAGCCGCCGCGTGCGGCCCGCGAGCTGCAGCGGATGCTGCTGGGGTCGGAGCCGCCCGTCGCGCCCGCGGCCGCCGGCGGGCCGGACCCGGCCGGCGGCTGA
- a CDS encoding SCO0930 family lipoprotein: protein MNTWRNASLAVTAAALLALTTACGQEQGPASPNGQPVGNAAAQAPADSGYGSDGGYGSDVGADSAPKEAGQLAVWDSKKLGEVLTDSEGFTLYRFDKDTAEPPKSNCEGDCAKTWPVVSAGNATAAAGTDADLIGEVTRADGTKQLTVGGWPMYRYAKDTGPGETNGQGVGGTWFVSAPDGKKAVANADGADAAEPADLAGLSVRKDPKLGDIVVDKRGMTVYRFKKDSAWPMKSACTGECLKKWPVVAPVSKNDVDGVTTKGFVTFNRPDGIKQQSIDCWPVYTFSGDAKPGDTNGQGVGGTWYAVSPEAKLVGAPK, encoded by the coding sequence ATGAATACCTGGCGGAACGCCTCTCTCGCGGTGACCGCGGCGGCCCTCCTGGCGCTGACGACGGCGTGCGGTCAGGAGCAGGGACCCGCGTCACCCAACGGCCAGCCGGTGGGCAACGCGGCCGCCCAGGCGCCGGCCGACAGCGGTTACGGCTCGGACGGCGGCTACGGATCCGACGTGGGGGCGGACAGCGCGCCCAAGGAGGCAGGCCAACTCGCGGTGTGGGACAGCAAGAAGCTCGGCGAGGTGCTGACCGACAGCGAGGGCTTCACGCTCTACCGGTTCGACAAGGACACGGCCGAACCGCCCAAGTCGAACTGCGAGGGGGACTGCGCGAAGACGTGGCCGGTGGTGTCGGCGGGCAACGCCACGGCCGCCGCGGGGACCGATGCCGACCTCATCGGAGAGGTGACGCGTGCCGACGGCACCAAGCAGCTCACGGTCGGCGGCTGGCCGATGTACCGCTACGCCAAGGACACCGGCCCCGGTGAGACCAACGGCCAGGGCGTCGGCGGCACGTGGTTCGTCTCGGCTCCCGACGGAAAGAAGGCGGTGGCGAACGCCGACGGAGCGGATGCCGCCGAGCCGGCCGACCTCGCGGGACTTTCGGTCCGGAAGGACCCGAAACTCGGAGACATCGTGGTGGACAAGCGCGGTATGACGGTTTACCGCTTCAAGAAGGACTCGGCGTGGCCGATGAAGTCGGCCTGCACGGGTGAGTGCCTCAAGAAATGGCCGGTTGTCGCTCCCGTGTCGAAGAACGACGTCGACGGAGTCACGACGAAGGGATTCGTCACCTTCAACCGGCCCGACGGGATCAAGCAGCAGTCGATCGACTGCTGGCCGGTGTACACCTTCTCCGGCGACGCGAAGCCCGGGGACACCAACGGCCAAGGTGTCGGGGGCACATGGTACGCCGTCTCGCCCGAGGCGAAGCTCGTGGGAGCCCCGAAGTAG